One window of Sulfurospirillum sp. 1612 genomic DNA carries:
- a CDS encoding HD domain-containing phosphohydrolase yields the protein MFSSPRLLKQTLNSLENIVISTIKGEHLFWCNQHTLDVLGYDSIEDLLKEYPCICDFFIEDKKKGYIGKTVGTLNWLDYALAHQDKQDIKVKLNIHGKIEIHSLKVHPLDYDEQLRYVVIMQNITQLEKTSIALKKYQIQLQNKNRLYEELFDNAPIAYQALDKNGYIVKVNKKWKKLLNIETDYLGKHFSEFLSKETAPDLKEDFSRFQKQGYMDDAEFELVDQKNGSLTPIRVYGNLSYYENGVLDHTNCLLYDLSKERQQERELKENFESVMLSFVNILEEKDIYTAGHSRRVAKYSRQIAKNMALSAEDIDIIFRAGNLHDIGKIVTPESILLKPSKFNQGELQLMQEHAHSGFSILNQMASYKFIATIIRHHHERYDGKGYPDGLEGEKIPLLSRIMAVADAFDAMTTNRVYKPRMEIAEAIKELENNSGTQFDPKIIPYAKQYFSTLKTIDFEEVMPTDPKNTHRFAYFFKDLLTNVYNGDYLNVFLHDDIKASKYTKIHIIDLHHLHNYNNKYGWEAGNHVLIDLAHHITEQYKTQMVFRVHGDKFVVLCPRDNTIESAHFELPPELDFSIREVHIQKEKITSFQTLLPFITCHYQ from the coding sequence ATGTTCTCTTCTCCAAGGTTATTAAAACAAACGCTCAATAGTTTAGAAAATATTGTGATTTCCACTATCAAAGGGGAGCATTTATTTTGGTGTAATCAACACACTTTGGACGTTTTAGGCTATGATTCCATAGAAGACCTTCTCAAAGAGTATCCGTGTATTTGCGATTTTTTTATAGAAGATAAGAAAAAAGGCTATATTGGTAAAACCGTCGGTACTTTAAATTGGCTTGATTACGCACTTGCCCATCAAGACAAACAAGACATTAAAGTCAAACTCAATATTCATGGGAAAATAGAAATCCACTCCCTCAAAGTCCATCCACTTGATTACGACGAGCAATTGCGTTATGTTGTCATTATGCAAAATATCACCCAACTCGAAAAAACCTCGATAGCGCTTAAAAAATACCAAATTCAACTTCAAAATAAAAACCGACTCTATGAAGAGTTATTTGATAATGCTCCCATCGCATATCAGGCCTTAGATAAAAATGGCTACATCGTGAAAGTAAACAAAAAATGGAAAAAATTACTCAATATCGAAACCGATTATTTGGGTAAACATTTCAGTGAATTTTTATCAAAAGAAACCGCGCCAGATCTCAAAGAAGATTTTAGTAGATTTCAAAAACAAGGCTATATGGACGATGCGGAATTTGAATTGGTTGATCAAAAGAATGGCTCTTTGACTCCTATTCGCGTCTATGGAAATCTCTCGTATTACGAAAATGGCGTACTCGATCACACCAACTGTCTTTTGTATGACTTATCAAAAGAGCGACAACAAGAACGAGAACTCAAAGAAAATTTTGAATCGGTGATGCTCTCTTTTGTCAATATTCTAGAAGAAAAAGATATCTACACAGCAGGACATTCAAGACGCGTTGCAAAATATTCACGCCAAATAGCCAAAAATATGGCCCTTTCAGCCGAAGATATCGATATTATCTTTCGTGCAGGAAATTTACATGATATCGGTAAAATCGTCACCCCAGAATCTATTTTGTTGAAACCTAGTAAATTTAATCAAGGAGAGCTTCAATTGATGCAAGAACATGCTCATTCTGGCTTTAGCATTTTAAATCAAATGGCCTCTTATAAGTTTATCGCTACAATCATCAGACATCATCATGAGCGCTATGATGGCAAGGGCTATCCTGATGGTTTAGAGGGCGAAAAGATTCCCTTGCTCTCACGTATCATGGCCGTAGCCGATGCGTTTGATGCAATGACAACCAATCGTGTCTATAAACCAAGAATGGAAATAGCAGAGGCTATTAAAGAACTTGAAAACAACAGTGGCACACAATTTGACCCCAAGATTATTCCTTATGCAAAACAATATTTTTCCACTTTAAAGACGATAGATTTCGAGGAAGTCATGCCCACTGACCCCAAAAACACTCACAGATTTGCCTATTTTTTCAAAGACTTACTCACCAATGTTTACAATGGCGATTATCTCAATGTTTTTTTACATGATGATATCAAAGCGTCAAAATATACCAAAATACATATCATCGATTTGCACCATCTCCATAATTACAATAATAAATATGGCTGGGAAGCTGGTAATCACGTCTTGATAGATTTGGCACATCACATCACTGAGCAATACAAAACGCAAATGGTATTTCGAGTACATGGTGATAAATTTGTCGTCCTTTGTCCTCGGGACAATACTATCGAATCTGCTCATTTTGAGCTACCGCCAGAGCTAGATTTCAGCATCAGAGAAGTCCACATACAAAAAGAAAAAATCACCTCTTTTCAGACACTCTTGCCTTTTATCACCTGTCATTATCAATAA
- a CDS encoding ketopantoate reductase family protein, with translation MHIAIIGAGGVGCYYGARLVQGGERVTFVARGKHLEMMQEKGLEVIHPDFTFHQSVDACDMKTLLTQPSKTFDAIILLTKAMQTESIAIALSHWCEDHTPYIISLQNGVENEGILAKYLDPKKIIGGLSVKIGAHIMSPGIVHAVGVAQTPLGLWEESADGTAFLTQFVSIMNANHIPTTISPDIRLELWKKLIINNGVNALCALLEKRTGEVIADAHLSKIVLGQMKETAIAAKAASVTIHDHDVIEMFDVIKKFDSIKPSMLVDREHNRPIELDEICGVVIRNCESQGLDAPYTRSVSTLLRSLYHV, from the coding sequence ATGCATATTGCGATTATTGGAGCCGGTGGCGTTGGATGTTATTATGGTGCACGATTAGTCCAAGGGGGAGAGCGTGTCACTTTTGTAGCACGTGGAAAACATCTTGAGATGATGCAAGAAAAAGGTTTGGAAGTCATCCATCCAGATTTTACATTTCATCAATCCGTTGATGCTTGTGATATGAAGACACTGCTCACTCAACCATCTAAAACATTTGATGCTATTATTTTGTTAACCAAAGCGATGCAAACTGAATCCATAGCCATAGCGCTGTCGCATTGGTGTGAAGATCATACTCCTTATATCATCTCCTTGCAAAATGGTGTCGAGAATGAAGGCATCCTTGCGAAGTATTTGGACCCTAAAAAGATTATTGGGGGATTGAGTGTGAAGATTGGAGCGCATATCATGAGCCCTGGTATCGTGCATGCTGTGGGCGTTGCGCAAACGCCTCTAGGACTTTGGGAAGAGAGTGCAGATGGCACGGCATTTTTAACGCAATTTGTGAGTATCATGAACGCAAACCATATCCCCACAACAATCTCACCAGATATTCGATTGGAGCTTTGGAAAAAACTCATTATCAACAATGGCGTCAATGCGCTTTGTGCCTTGCTCGAAAAACGCACGGGCGAGGTAATCGCAGATGCGCATCTCTCTAAAATCGTATTGGGACAAATGAAAGAGACGGCAATCGCGGCCAAAGCAGCATCTGTTACGATACACGATCATGATGTCATCGAGATGTTTGATGTCATCAAAAAATTTGATTCGATTAAGCCCTCTATGTTGGTCGATAGAGAACATAATCGCCCGATAGAACTCGATGAAATTTGTGGTGTCGTCATCAGAAACTGCGAATCTCAAGGTCTGGATGCTCCTTATACGAGAAGTGTCTCGACATTACTGCGTAGTCTGTATCACGTCTAA
- a CDS encoding DUF4405 domain-containing protein: MNRSSLKDIATSMTSLVFLVIAISGVMLYFHILDGSVKSMHEIMGLVFVAVAALHLFFNFKPMKRYFGKKIFMVSVILVGLVSTGFIINSSNGSNNPKQLMIKSLLNAPIADSLKVLNIEYNHATQILKSKGIMIENNQNIDAIAKANQLSPIAVVKMLQE; encoded by the coding sequence ATGAATCGATCGTCTTTAAAAGATATAGCGACATCAATGACCAGTTTGGTATTTTTAGTGATAGCAATCAGCGGGGTAATGTTGTATTTTCATATCTTAGATGGCAGTGTCAAGAGTATGCATGAGATTATGGGGTTGGTGTTTGTAGCCGTAGCGGCGTTGCACCTGTTTTTTAATTTTAAACCAATGAAGCGCTACTTTGGCAAAAAGATTTTTATGGTTTCTGTCATTCTGGTTGGATTGGTGAGTACGGGATTTATTATCAACAGCAGCAACGGGAGCAATAATCCAAAACAACTCATGATCAAAAGCCTTTTAAATGCACCGATTGCCGATAGCTTGAAAGTGTTAAACATCGAGTACAATCATGCTACACAAATTTTGAAATCTAAAGGTATCATGATAGAAAATAATCAAAACATTGATGCCATCGCAAAAGCCAATCAACTCAGCCCGATTGCCGTGGTTAAAATGCTACAAGAGTAA
- a CDS encoding glutamine amidotransferase, with the protein MKQLYIIKTGDTFEEIKASLGDFEDWIANRTGLSQPVVIDVQKHDALPDVTSCRGVIISGSHDMVTENLEWSLQVEDFIRLLARHHVPTLGICYGHQLIVKALGGRVDFHPRGMELGSVRVQMKQEAKDDAIFKHLPSTFVVHVVHSQSAMSLPAGARVLAFNDFENFHAFRMESNIWGVQFHPEYTQDVMNAYIKKVCDVENRGQETLQTLLANTQDTTFANQVIPLFVDVCMR; encoded by the coding sequence ATGAAACAACTGTATATTATTAAAACGGGTGATACTTTTGAGGAAATCAAGGCATCACTCGGAGATTTTGAGGATTGGATTGCCAATCGTACCGGCCTCTCTCAACCCGTCGTGATAGATGTGCAAAAACACGATGCGCTACCTGATGTGACATCGTGTCGGGGAGTCATTATCAGTGGCTCTCATGATATGGTGACTGAGAATCTAGAATGGAGTTTACAAGTCGAAGATTTTATCCGACTTTTAGCCCGCCACCATGTGCCGACATTGGGTATTTGCTATGGACATCAACTCATCGTCAAAGCTTTGGGCGGACGTGTGGATTTTCATCCTCGCGGTATGGAATTAGGGAGTGTGAGGGTTCAGATGAAGCAAGAGGCTAAAGATGATGCTATCTTTAAGCATCTCCCGAGTACATTTGTAGTGCATGTGGTGCATTCACAAAGTGCTATGAGTTTGCCAGCAGGAGCTAGGGTATTGGCTTTTAATGATTTTGAAAATTTTCATGCCTTTCGAATGGAGTCCAATATCTGGGGCGTGCAGTTTCACCCTGAATACACCCAAGATGTCATGAATGCGTATATCAAAAAAGTTTGTGACGTAGAAAATAGAGGGCAAGAAACGCTTCAAACGCTTCTTGCAAATACTCAAGATACAACATTTGCCAATCAAGTGATTCCTCTATTTGTGGATGTGTGTATGCGCTAA
- a CDS encoding SDR family oxidoreductase, whose protein sequence is MSKTVFITGATSGFGRECALLFAQNGHKVIATGRRLDKLESLKNELKDCQVHTVAFDVSDKNAVFSAIAELPSDYKNIDILINSAGLALGLGHANDALIEDWDIMVDTNIKGLLYVTKAVLPVMVTRKSGYIFNLGSTAGNWPYEGGNVYGATKAFVQQFSRNLRTDLVGTNIRVSNIEPGAAKTEFSDVRFKGDTEKAAKVYEGIEPLVAEDIANLIYTLSMLPEHVNVNTLEVMPTCQTWGGLKVAKES, encoded by the coding sequence ATGTCAAAAACAGTTTTCATAACCGGAGCGACTTCAGGATTTGGTAGAGAGTGTGCCTTATTATTTGCCCAAAATGGACACAAAGTCATCGCAACAGGCAGAAGATTAGATAAATTAGAATCATTGAAAAATGAGCTCAAAGATTGTCAAGTCCATACAGTAGCCTTTGATGTTAGCGATAAAAATGCGGTATTTTCAGCAATTGCAGAATTGCCCTCAGACTATAAAAATATTGATATTCTCATCAACAGTGCGGGTTTAGCACTCGGTCTTGGCCATGCAAATGATGCCCTGATTGAAGATTGGGATATCATGGTAGATACCAATATCAAAGGCCTTTTGTATGTCACCAAAGCGGTGTTGCCGGTGATGGTCACTCGCAAAAGCGGCTACATCTTCAACCTTGGCTCCACTGCGGGAAATTGGCCTTATGAAGGGGGTAACGTCTATGGAGCCACCAAAGCATTTGTCCAACAATTTTCCAGAAATCTCCGTACTGATTTAGTTGGCACCAATATCAGAGTTTCCAACATCGAACCGGGTGCCGCTAAGACAGAATTCTCCGATGTGCGCTTTAAAGGTGACACTGAAAAAGCCGCTAAGGTGTATGAGGGAATTGAGCCTTTGGTCGCTGAGGATATCGCCAACCTCATCTATACACTCTCCATGTTACCAGAACATGTCAATGTCAATACTCTTGAAGTGATGCCAACATGTCAAACTTGGGGAGGCTTGAAAGTTGCCAAAGAGTCGTAA
- a CDS encoding DsrE/DsrF/TusD sulfur relay family protein — MSVLIVFNHEPYDDTDVTWNGLRLADKLQEAGEEVRIFLMNDSVDMARDVCKKPDNYDQDLSQMLKDLIAKNVQVKVCGTCMSRCGIYKNHPYFEGAEKSTMPELASWVIDSDKVLTF; from the coding sequence ATGAGTGTATTGATTGTCTTTAATCATGAACCCTATGATGATACAGATGTGACATGGAATGGTTTGAGATTGGCTGATAAATTGCAAGAAGCGGGAGAGGAAGTTCGCATATTTTTGATGAATGATTCTGTTGATATGGCACGAGATGTTTGTAAAAAACCGGATAATTATGACCAAGATCTCTCACAAATGTTAAAAGATTTGATAGCAAAAAATGTTCAAGTCAAAGTTTGCGGTACGTGTATGTCTCGATGTGGTATCTATAAAAATCATCCCTATTTTGAAGGAGCCGAAAAATCGACAATGCCAGAACTCGCCTCATGGGTTATAGACAGCGATAAAGTCCTCACGTTCTAA
- a CDS encoding bifunctional proline dehydrogenase/L-glutamate gamma-semialdehyde dehydrogenase yields MLKNKAVMEQAIKLAEVWQSRADELVSDFDKKFHVKMNKMLSHPKDKVMLIELMDQSFRSKNTKRVANQIEYLFTKYGLASFFTSSERFLIFLFLNIGIYLPNISIPLFINNIREDTKTVVIKGEDDILNAHLQKRKAEGTRVNINLIGEIVLGEEEAKGRMEKYLKLLENPNVDYISIKISTLFSQINPVSFEDTVSKLVERLSTIFAQAKKFSFTNSKGEQENKFINLDMEEYRDLALTYQAFTETLSQPEFKDFRAGIVLQAYLPDSHLWQQKLIKFAKKRVEDGGVPLKMRLVKGANMEMEETEASLRGWACAPYDKKQDTDSNFKIMAEYGMRKEHIQYLNLGTASHNLFEQAYAYTLAKEYDVLDYYSMEMLEGMSESARLAIKEISTDIILYAPAAKKEQFTNAIAYLVRRLDENTGKENFIRYSFGLKVGSADWEMLKQAFIDSFENASNIFIGAKRQQSRLKENWDDFKNSSFQTGKFTNEPDTDFIMTDNKQWAKDIRAKWMASKDTQHTVVPIVVGGKEISQDRKTQIALDKSQLKDNIIAGEFTLATAEDLQEAVKVAKADVDGWRALSHEKRHEIICNVANEFRKKRGDLVGIAAAEVGKVFGETDVEVSEAIDFLEFYSHAIRHFEAYENLKFEGKGVGVVTPPWNFPIAIPTGGITAALAAGNCVIIKPASAAALSAYQLCQCFWDAGVSKNTLQYLPCPGALAGEHLIKNKDVDFVILTGGEDTAYKMLEARPDLLLTAETGGKDATIVTAMSDREQAIKNVIHSAFSNSGQKCSATSLLILEEEVYNDPGFKSALVDAAKSMETGSVWNFVNRIGTLANPIGGNLKKAIDSLQEGESWALEPEFADDNEYMLKPAIRWGVKDGNFCHMNELFGPVLSVMKAKNLEEAVNIVNKTGYGLTSGLESLDAREVEYWKEHIKAGNLYINRGTTGAVVLRQPFGGMGKSAIGAGRKAGHYNYVTQFSNYEEVATPKTPSVPVGPMHKKIDQWISDAKKGLYTNFTTDFEKLKAALESYLYNFETEFNIEQDYFKLRGEDNIFRYLPLNKVALRVSKDDSVFETISRIMAAHICGVKLHISVDYAESETIAFLFENKDALLKSTDFIAREREEDFVKCFKKVDRILYSDITKVSDFVFEEAAKLATFIIRQKPMMEGRLELLNYLHEQSISHSYHRYGNLGARGIDK; encoded by the coding sequence ATGTTAAAGAATAAGGCGGTTATGGAGCAAGCCATCAAATTGGCTGAAGTTTGGCAATCAAGAGCGGATGAATTAGTCAGTGATTTTGACAAAAAATTCCATGTCAAAATGAATAAAATGCTCAGCCATCCAAAAGATAAAGTGATGCTTATCGAGTTGATGGATCAAAGTTTTCGTAGCAAAAACACAAAGAGAGTCGCAAATCAAATCGAGTACCTTTTTACCAAATACGGACTCGCTTCCTTTTTCACCAGTAGTGAGCGATTTCTCATCTTTTTATTTTTAAATATTGGTATTTATTTACCCAATATTTCAATCCCTCTGTTTATCAATAATATCAGAGAGGATACCAAAACCGTCGTCATTAAAGGCGAAGACGACATACTCAATGCACATTTACAAAAAAGAAAAGCAGAAGGAACAAGAGTCAATATCAATCTGATTGGAGAGATTGTATTAGGTGAAGAAGAAGCCAAAGGTCGCATGGAAAAATACCTCAAACTACTCGAAAATCCCAATGTCGATTACATCTCCATCAAGATTTCCACACTCTTCTCACAGATCAACCCCGTCTCTTTTGAAGATACGGTGAGTAAATTAGTAGAGAGATTAAGCACCATCTTTGCCCAAGCGAAAAAGTTCAGCTTTACTAACAGCAAAGGAGAACAAGAGAATAAATTTATCAATCTTGATATGGAAGAGTATCGTGATTTGGCACTCACTTATCAAGCATTTACAGAAACACTCAGCCAACCAGAATTCAAAGATTTTAGAGCCGGAATTGTATTGCAAGCCTATCTCCCTGATTCTCATCTTTGGCAACAAAAATTGATTAAATTTGCAAAGAAACGAGTCGAGGATGGCGGTGTGCCACTCAAAATGCGTCTGGTAAAAGGTGCGAACATGGAGATGGAAGAGACCGAAGCCTCCTTGCGAGGGTGGGCTTGTGCTCCTTATGACAAGAAACAAGATACCGATAGTAACTTTAAAATCATGGCAGAATACGGCATGAGAAAAGAACACATCCAATATCTCAATCTTGGTACCGCATCGCATAACCTCTTTGAACAAGCTTATGCTTATACGCTCGCCAAAGAGTACGATGTGTTGGATTATTATTCTATGGAGATGCTTGAGGGGATGAGTGAATCCGCACGTCTTGCCATCAAAGAGATTAGTACTGATATTATTCTTTATGCCCCGGCTGCAAAAAAAGAGCAATTTACCAATGCAATCGCGTATTTGGTACGACGACTTGATGAAAATACCGGAAAAGAGAACTTTATTCGATACTCTTTTGGTCTCAAAGTCGGATCAGCCGATTGGGAAATGCTCAAACAAGCTTTTATCGACTCTTTTGAAAACGCCAGTAATATCTTCATCGGTGCCAAAAGACAACAAAGCAGACTCAAAGAAAACTGGGACGATTTTAAAAACAGTAGTTTCCAAACCGGAAAATTTACGAATGAACCAGATACTGATTTTATCATGACCGACAATAAACAATGGGCCAAGGATATCCGTGCAAAATGGATGGCCTCAAAAGATACCCAACACACTGTAGTGCCTATCGTTGTGGGAGGCAAAGAAATCAGCCAAGATCGTAAAACACAAATAGCCCTCGATAAATCACAACTTAAAGACAATATCATCGCAGGAGAATTTACGCTAGCAACCGCAGAAGACCTTCAAGAAGCTGTCAAAGTCGCTAAAGCGGATGTGGATGGATGGCGCGCACTTAGCCATGAAAAAAGACATGAAATCATCTGCAATGTTGCCAACGAATTTAGAAAAAAACGGGGTGATTTAGTCGGAATTGCCGCAGCAGAAGTGGGAAAAGTATTTGGAGAAACCGATGTTGAAGTGAGTGAAGCGATTGACTTTTTAGAGTTTTATTCCCATGCAATACGACATTTTGAAGCCTATGAAAATCTGAAATTTGAAGGCAAAGGCGTGGGTGTCGTCACCCCACCATGGAATTTCCCTATTGCTATTCCAACCGGTGGTATTACCGCAGCATTAGCCGCGGGTAACTGCGTCATTATCAAGCCAGCAAGTGCCGCAGCGTTGTCTGCTTATCAATTATGTCAATGTTTTTGGGACGCAGGTGTGAGCAAAAATACGCTCCAATATCTCCCTTGTCCGGGCGCATTAGCAGGAGAACATCTTATCAAAAATAAAGATGTTGATTTCGTGATTTTAACCGGTGGAGAAGATACCGCATACAAGATGCTAGAAGCACGACCGGATCTCTTACTCACAGCAGAAACTGGCGGAAAAGATGCTACGATTGTCACCGCGATGAGTGACCGTGAACAAGCGATTAAAAATGTCATTCATTCTGCTTTTTCAAACAGTGGTCAAAAATGTTCGGCTACTTCTTTGTTGATTTTAGAAGAAGAAGTTTACAACGACCCAGGATTCAAAAGTGCGCTTGTTGATGCCGCCAAAAGTATGGAAACCGGTTCAGTTTGGAATTTTGTCAACCGCATCGGAACGCTCGCCAATCCAATCGGAGGCAATCTTAAAAAAGCAATCGATTCCTTGCAAGAGGGCGAATCTTGGGCATTGGAACCAGAATTTGCAGATGATAATGAGTACATGCTCAAACCAGCGATTCGTTGGGGTGTCAAAGATGGTAACTTTTGTCATATGAATGAACTCTTTGGACCAGTACTCTCTGTCATGAAAGCAAAAAATCTCGAAGAAGCCGTCAATATCGTCAACAAAACCGGATATGGTTTGACTTCGGGTTTAGAATCTTTGGATGCCAGAGAAGTAGAATATTGGAAAGAGCACATCAAAGCGGGAAATCTTTATATTAACCGTGGGACTACCGGTGCTGTGGTACTCAGACAGCCATTTGGCGGTATGGGAAAATCTGCCATCGGAGCGGGAAGAAAAGCGGGACATTATAATTATGTCACACAATTTTCTAACTATGAAGAGGTTGCCACACCTAAGACACCATCGGTACCTGTGGGACCAATGCACAAGAAAATCGATCAATGGATTTCTGATGCCAAAAAAGGTCTCTATACAAATTTCACAACAGATTTTGAAAAACTAAAAGCAGCACTTGAGAGTTATCTTTATAATTTTGAAACTGAATTTAATATCGAGCAAGATTATTTCAAACTTCGGGGAGAAGACAATATCTTCCGATATTTACCTTTGAACAAAGTCGCCCTCAGAGTTTCCAAAGACGATAGTGTATTTGAAACGATTTCAAGGATTATGGCCGCACATATCTGTGGGGTTAAGCTCCATATTAGCGTCGATTATGCTGAGAGTGAAACGATTGCATTTTTATTTGAAAATAAAGACGCCCTTCTTAAATCAACCGATTTTATCGCACGAGAGCGTGAAGAAGATTTCGTAAAATGCTTCAAAAAAGTAGATCGTATTCTCTATTCAGATATCACTAAAGTGAGTGATTTTGTCTTTGAAGAGGCAGCAAAACTCGCCACGTTTATCATCCGACAAAAACCGATGATGGAGGGAAGATTAGAACTGCTCAACTATCTCCATGAACAAAGTATCTCACACAGTTACCATCGATATGGTAACTTGGGAGCACGTGGGATTGACAAATAA
- a CDS encoding ABC transporter ATP-binding protein produces the protein MSHNEVLLEIKNLQVSYGAIQAIKGIDLYVNKGEVVTILGANGAGKTTTLRTISGLLKSNDGQIIFDGKDITKIKAHEIVSLGMSHSPEGRRVFGTLSVEENLLMGAYTLKKFDSKTLDWIYQILPRLKERKKQLAGTLSGGEQQMLAIGRAIMSNPKLLILDEPSLGLAPVLVKVIFKAIREISNAGVTVLLVEQNAKAALKLADRGYVLELGKITHEGSSDELLNSEAIQEAYLGKKK, from the coding sequence ATGAGTCACAATGAAGTATTACTAGAAATCAAAAACTTACAAGTCAGCTATGGTGCCATTCAAGCAATCAAAGGCATTGACCTTTATGTTAATAAGGGCGAAGTGGTAACGATTTTGGGCGCTAATGGAGCAGGAAAAACAACCACACTGCGAACGATTAGCGGATTATTAAAATCCAATGATGGGCAAATCATCTTTGATGGTAAGGACATCACCAAAATCAAAGCTCACGAAATCGTATCTCTTGGGATGAGCCATTCACCAGAAGGAAGACGTGTATTTGGTACCTTAAGTGTCGAAGAAAATCTTTTGATGGGTGCATACACACTCAAAAAATTTGACTCCAAAACATTGGATTGGATTTATCAAATATTACCAAGACTTAAAGAGAGAAAAAAACAGTTAGCGGGGACATTAAGTGGCGGTGAACAACAAATGTTGGCTATCGGACGTGCCATCATGAGCAATCCAAAGCTACTCATACTTGATGAACCAAGTCTCGGTTTGGCTCCTGTTTTGGTCAAAGTTATCTTTAAAGCAATTAGAGAAATCAGTAATGCCGGTGTCACCGTTTTGCTCGTAGAACAAAATGCAAAAGCGGCATTAAAATTGGCAGATCGAGGTTACGTCCTCGAGCTAGGGAAGATCACACACGAAGGCAGTAGCGATGAACTACTCAATTCTGAAGCGATCCAGGAAGCTTATTTAGGCAAGAAAAAATAG
- a CDS encoding ABC transporter ATP-binding protein: MSQYILEVKNVSKLFSGLVAIDQLSMKVKKGQIYGIIGPNGAGKTTLFNCITGIYTPEEGEILFEGESIKGVAPYKIAERGILRTFQTIRLFSEMSVAENIMSGRHIKSKQKWYNGIIHTPAMRRDEHAQWEKVGELMEFFKLTQYATTPAGDLSYGVQRKIEMARALAAEPKILILDEPAAGLNDNETMELAATIREIQAKGVTVLMIEHHMEMVMSLCEYITVINFGAKISEGIPSVVQNDPVVIEAYVGSDEDEDAS, translated from the coding sequence ATGAGCCAATACATACTAGAAGTCAAAAACGTATCAAAATTATTTAGTGGATTAGTAGCAATAGATCAGCTTTCTATGAAAGTCAAAAAGGGACAAATTTATGGAATTATTGGTCCAAATGGTGCAGGAAAAACCACGCTGTTTAACTGTATTACAGGAATTTATACTCCCGAAGAGGGAGAAATCCTATTTGAAGGCGAGAGTATCAAAGGAGTCGCTCCTTATAAGATAGCAGAGCGTGGAATTTTGCGAACGTTTCAAACGATTCGTTTATTCTCTGAGATGAGTGTCGCAGAAAACATTATGTCAGGACGCCACATCAAATCCAAGCAAAAATGGTACAACGGCATCATTCACACTCCAGCAATGCGACGCGATGAACACGCCCAATGGGAAAAAGTCGGCGAATTGATGGAATTTTTCAAACTCACGCAATATGCCACGACACCAGCGGGTGATCTCTCCTATGGGGTGCAACGAAAAATCGAAATGGCGCGCGCATTGGCCGCAGAGCCCAAAATTTTGATATTAGATGAACCTGCGGCAGGACTCAATGATAATGAGACGATGGAACTCGCCGCCACCATCAGAGAAATCCAAGCCAAAGGCGTGACGGTACTGATGATTGAACATCATATGGAGATGGTGATGAGCTTATGCGAATACATCACCGTGATTAACTTCGGAGCCAAAATCAGCGAGGGGATTCCATCTGTGGTACAAAATGATCCCGTTGTTATTGAAGCCTATGTCGGAAGCGACGAAGATGAGGATGCATCATGA